Proteins encoded together in one Mus caroli chromosome 4, CAROLI_EIJ_v1.1, whole genome shotgun sequence window:
- the Hrct1 gene encoding histidine-rich carboxyl terminus protein 1, translating to MLGLLGNTTLVCWITGTALAFLMLLWLMALCLFHRSQEHDVERNRVQQARPRLFHGRRLRLPRLVHHHHHHHVTGVTSVGVHHHHHHSPHRLHHHKHHHRHHHAHGARR from the coding sequence ATGTTAGGCCTTCTGGGGAACACGACCCTTGTGTGCTGGATCACAGGCACAGCGCTGGCGTTTTTGATGTTGCTGTGGCTGATGGCCCTCTGCCTTTTCCACAGATCACAGGAGCATGACGTGGAGAGAAACCGAGTCCAACAAGCCCGGCCTCGACTCTTCCATGGCCGGCGCCTGCGTCTCCCAAGACTCgttcaccatcaccaccatcaccatgtGACCGGAGTGACCAGTGTGGGCgttcaccaccaccatcaccattctCCCCATCGTCTCCACCACCACaagcaccaccaccgccaccaccatgCTCATGGAGCCCGCCGCTGA
- the Spaar gene encoding small regulatory polypeptide of amino acid response — protein METAVIGMVAVLFVITMAITCILCYFSYDSHTQDPERSSRRSFTVATFHQEASLFTGPALQSRPLPRAQNFWTVV, from the coding sequence ATGGAGACAGCGGTGATTGGGATGGTGGCAGTGCTGTTTGTCATCACCATGGCCATTACCTGCATTCTCTGCTACTTCAGCTATGACTCACACACCCAAGACCCAGAGCGCAGCTCCAGACGTAGCTTCACCGTGGCCACGTTTCACCAGGAGGCGTCGCTCTTCACGGGGCCCGCTCTCCAATCCCGGCCACTGCCGAGGGCCCAGAACTTCTGGACTGTTGTGTGA